A single genomic interval of Dysidea avara chromosome 8, odDysAvar1.4, whole genome shotgun sequence harbors:
- the LOC136263980 gene encoding NACHT, LRR and PYD domains-containing protein 3-like isoform X2: MRTIIVDNIQLYGKLPSHYPNSNDCMSNYRQQLQDKYKSLQLISPDELLQCRSSEYVNLKLTLIDKRTKRSREELVSGLLNSVMRSSKHKQPSQESALTLADLLDVKQEEKKVILIEGGPGMGKSTLAIKMCKCWADGELLKEYDAVVLLSLRDTEIQAAKTIKDVLLIVDDELRDQVYKEIIKRNGDNICFLFEGFDELPDGLQKASIFTKLMDKLPKCTMIYTSRPEVCEKLRQLATRRVEIRGFKEEQVYDYISNAFENEEDGKEKASKLSSLVKNNLFIRSILYVPINIAIICHLFLLNLSLPETLTELYILLCKNLILRQVNKYNMEEIDYIDSLQELPIPYNKHFYKLCEISYKGSENDKIVFSSHELKKYGMDLNKMNGLGLLHIAPSTSVHGREKSCNFLHLTIQEFCSAFYISMLPSQEQYRCFKMYQFNCRFKVIWRFYAGITGLNNTEIFHCMLPSKSVISRYRSRRIVDMLHLLYEAHNDELLQLLGDHLDSNIDLSLCKLDEISCSALGYLLERYSSPLKLVDVSGCDVGDQGCRILLKSLMSRSNSSQLDLRMRSNNITDVSNSQIASLLSPNYPIMKLDIGDNKLSVHWNIFQLLQYNPFMKELQLQYSLLRSSDMKLLGEILTINKTLAILDISHDEIGPGEYQYLAGCRNTSLSKLIICDCQLGVKGTDKIGELLHYSKSITSAYLCSNNIGDNGVQKLVEQLRSNTTLEYLGLYNNGITAIGAKHLKGLLNMRHSALNSIDISYNPLGDEGVDAILQSLPNMMEHVGLHHTEMTSCCASLPSALHRVKSISFTVPKECGMISDSLASTCSLECIELCNGSDAAYHTLIGGISRNKSINKLVFKWGYFHYHTMSSVVQAAKFNKAITELIFSNVDICSCDCVLLVEMLAVENTSVEKLMIWPSSDNRLHQSTVLHIVEQLKQNCTLNLLQLATTCEVYYDDTFMRDLEKLTEQCNKNRQIHGVATQLQVKLHY, translated from the coding sequence GTAAACTACCATCACACTACCCGAATTCAAATGATTGTATGTCGAATTATCGTCAGCAGTTACAAGATAAATACAAGTCACTACAATTAATTTCTCCAGATGAACTGCTACAGTGTAGATCTTCAGAATATGTAAATCTGAAATTAACATTAATTGATAAAAGAACAAAAAGAAGCAGAGAAGAGTTGGTATCTGGTTTACTGAACAGTGTTATGAGGAGTAGCAAACACAAACAACCATCACAAGAGAGTGCATTGACCCTCGCTGATCTTCTAGATGTTAAACAAGAGGAGAAGAAAGTAATTCTTATCGAAGGAGGGCCAGGGATGGGGAAGAGTACATTAGCCATAAAAATGTGTAAGTGTTGGGCAGATGGAGAACTACTAAAAGAATATGATGCAGTGGTTTTGTTGTCTTTACGAGACACTGAGATACAAGCAGCCAAAACTATTAAAGATGTTTTATTAATTGTGGATGATGAGCTAAGGGATCAAgtgtacaaagaaatcattaaaCGGAATGGAGATAATATCTGTTTTCTATTTGAGGGATTTGATGAACTTCCTGATGGGTTACAAAAGGCATCAATCTTTACAAAGTTGATGGATAAGCTTCCAAAATGTACAATGATATACACATCCCGCCCTGAAGTTTGTGAAAAACTACGACAACTTGCTACCCGCAGAGTTGAGATACGTGGGTTTAAAGAAGAGCAAGTGTATGACTACATATCGAATGCATTTGAGAATGAAGAAGATGGAAAAGAGAAGGCTTCAAAGCTATCCTCGCTTGTGAAAAATAATCTGTTCATCAGGAGCATTCTGTATGTACCAATAAACATTGCAATAATCTGTCACCTCTTCCTGTTGAATCTATCATTACCAGAAAcactaactgaattatacatattaCTTTGTAAAAATCTAATCCTTCGACAAGTTAACAAATACAATATGGAGGAAATTGACTACATAGATTCTTTACAAGAGTTACCAATACCATATAATAAACACTTTTACAAGCTTTGTGAAATTTCTTACAAAGGTAGTGAAAATGACAAAATTGTGTTTTCTAGTCATGAGCTAAAGAAGTATGGTATGGACCTCAACAAGATGAATGGATTAGGACTGCTACACATCGCTCCAAGTACATCAGTCCATGGTAGAGAAAAGAGTTGCAATTTTCTACATTTAACAATACAGGAGTTTTGTTCAGCATTCTATATTTCTATGTTACCTTCTCAAGAGCAGTATCGGTGTTTTAAGATGTATCAATTCAATTGCAGGTTTAAGGTTATCTGGAGATTCTATGCTGGTATTACTGGATTGAATAACACAGAAATATTCCATTGTATGCTTCCTTCCAAGTCAGTCATATCAAGATACAGAAGTAGAAGAATTGTGGATATGTTGCATCTTTTATATGAGGCTCACAACGATGAATTGCTCCAACTATTAGGAGACCATCTTGACAGTAACATTGACCTATCACTTTGTAAGCTAGATGAGATTAGCTGCAGTGCTTTAGGCTATCTGTTAGAAAGATATAGCAGTCCACTGAAACTAGTTGATGTAAGTGGGTGTGATGTTGGTGATCAAGGTTGTAGGATATTGTTAAAATCATTAATGTCACGCAGTAATTCCTCTCAGCTTGACTTGAGAATGAGAAGCAACAATATCACCGATGTTTCTAATTCACAGATTGCTTCACTATTATCACCAAATTATCCCATTATGAAACTTGATATTGGCGACAATAAGTTAAGCGTTCATTGGAATATATTTCAATTGCTACAATACAATCCATTCATGAAAGAATTACAATTGCAGTACTCATTGTTGCGATCATCAGATATGAAGTTACTGGGTGAAATACTAACCATTAACAAGACCCTCGCTATTCTGGATATCAGTCATGATGAAATAGGACCTGGTGAGTACCAGTATCTAGCTGGCTGCAGGAACACTTCTCTTAGTAAGTTAATAATCTGTGATTGTCAGTTAGGCGTTAAAGGAACAGATAAAATCGGTGAACTGCTTCACTACAGCAAATCTATTACATCTGCATACCTGTGTAGTAACAATATTGGTGACAATGGTGTGCAGAAGTTGGTAGAACAATTGAGAAGTAACACGACCCTTGAATATCTGGGCTTGTACAATAATGGAATTACTGCTATAGGAGCAAAACACCTTAAAGGACTGTTAAACATGCGTCACTCAGCTCTCAATAGTATTGATATATCATATAATCCATTAGGAGATGAAGGAGTTGACGCTATCTTACAATCACTACCAAATATGATGGAACATGTAGGGTTGCACCACACAGAAATGACCTCATGTTGTGCTTCCCTGCCTTCAGCACTGCATAGGGTAAAGTCTATTAGTTTTACTGTACCTAAAGAATGTGGTATGATCAGTGATAGTTTAGCAAGCACTTGTTCATTGGAATGCATTGAACTGTGTAATGGAAGTGATGCAGCATACCACACACTGATTGGTGGCATTAGTAGAAACAAAAGCATTAACAAACTGGTGTTTAAATGGGGCTACTTTCACTATCATACCATGTCAAGTGTAGTACAAGCTGCAAAGTTCAACAAGGCAATCACAGAATTAATCTTCTCAAATGTAGACATCTGTTCCTGTGACTGTGTACTGTTGGTAGAAATGTTAGCAGTAGAAAACACTTCTGTAGAAAAACTAATGATTTGGCCATCCTCTGATAACAGGTTGCACCAATCTACAGTACTACATATTGTggagcaattaaaacaaaactgtACACTGAACTTGTTACAGTTGGCTACAACATGTGAAGTGTATTATGATGATACATTCATGAGAGACTTGGAGAAGTTAACCGAACAATGTAATAAGAACAGACAGATCCATGGGGTAGCTACTCAGCTGCAAGTAAAGTTACATTACTGA